From a single Hippopotamus amphibius kiboko isolate mHipAmp2 chromosome X, mHipAmp2.hap2, whole genome shotgun sequence genomic region:
- the LOC130841594 gene encoding uncharacterized protein LOC130841594 has translation MNSQGHKWLTNARMTHYQGLLCENPRVHLETVRTLNPAIFLPTEAGTPDHNCEEVLGEIYLSRPDLMDTPLQNPELELFSDGSSFVQEGQHKAGYTITTTDEIIKAEPLPQGWSAQRAELRALIQAIRHAEGKRANIDTDSRYAFATLHGHGAIYKERGLLTAGEKEIKNKKEILPLKAVWKPSQVAVIHCKGHQRGTDLVSWGYRLADQVAKEVATQPNPTMSLEPNSEILLAPELPSSLRYTIDQWALSEGGTKGKEGWWKLLDQRLFVPSTIAIQLVKQHHETTHLGKTVLESLLSCYYFVPKLPTLCAQISATCVTCARNNASQRPRPSPGVQTVGTLPLEDLEVDFTEIKPCWGYRYLLVIVCTYLGWAEAYPTRTERA, from the coding sequence ATGAACAGCCAAGGGCATAAATGGCTGACCAAtgccagaatgactcactatcaaggactgctctgcgaaAACCCACGGGTCCACCTTGAGACTGTGCGTACACTGAATCCTGCCATCTTCTTACCTACGGAGGCAGGGACCCCCGATCACAACTGTGAAGAGGTTTTAGGTGAAATCTACTTGAGCAGGCCAGACCTCATGGACACTCCCCTTCAGAACCCAGAATTGGAACTGTTCAGTGATGGAAGCAGTTTCGTCCAGGAAGGACAACACAAAGCAGGCTATACCataacaacaacagatgaaataataaaagcagagCCCTTGCCCCAGGGGTGGTCAGCACAACGGGCTGAACTACGGGCGCTCATCCAGGCGATAAGGCATGCCGAAGGGAAGCGAGCCAACATCGACACAGACTCAAgatatgcctttgctactttacaTGGACATGGAGCCATCtacaaagaaaggggactactaacagcaggggaAAAggagatcaaaaacaaaaaagaaatccttccgttaaaggcagtttggaagccctcccaggtggcagtcatccacTGCAAAGGCCACCAAAGAGGAACTGACCTAGTCAGCTGGGGGTATCGGTTGGCCGACCAGGTGGCCAAGGAGGTAGCAACCCAACCAAATCCTACAATGAGCCTTGAACCAAACTCCGAaatcctcttggcaccagaattgccttCATCTCTGAGGTATACCATAGACCAATGGGCTTtaagtgagggaggaactaagggGAAGGAAGGCTGGTGGAAGCTTCTGGACCAAAGGCTCTTTGTTCCTAGTACTATAGCCATTCAGCTGGTAAAGCAACATCACGAGACAACTCACTTAGGAAAAACTGtactagaaagtctactgagctgctactatttcgttcctaagctcccaaccctgtgtgcccagatcagtgctacgTGTGTGACTTGTGCAcgaaacaatgccagccaaagaccaagacccagccccgGGGTACAGACAGTTGGAACGTTACCCCTTGAAGATTTAGAGGTGGACTTTACTGAAATTAAGCCTTGCTGGGGCTATAggtatttgcttgtgatagtctgcacctacttgggatgggctgaggcctaccccacgCGCACTGAGCGAGCATGA